One Allostreptomyces psammosilenae DNA segment encodes these proteins:
- a CDS encoding Hsp20/alpha crystallin family protein, with protein sequence MTLPARRGGGLPARGRGPWGLWDPFSELENLWGEMGRLFERGAVPAGERPWMPLAEEVETESEYLVRAELPGVPRENVDVEVDDNELRIHGKLEEEQRGRVLSRRTGEFAYRTTLPGGIDSDHVEADLSEGILTVHIPKAAPAKRHRIEIGGGGKKE encoded by the coding sequence ATGACTCTTCCGGCACGTCGCGGAGGTGGCCTCCCGGCGCGCGGCCGTGGGCCGTGGGGCCTGTGGGATCCCTTCAGTGAGCTGGAGAACCTCTGGGGCGAGATGGGGCGCCTGTTCGAGCGGGGCGCCGTGCCCGCGGGGGAGCGGCCCTGGATGCCGCTGGCCGAGGAGGTCGAGACCGAGAGCGAGTACCTGGTGCGGGCCGAGCTGCCCGGTGTTCCGCGGGAGAACGTCGACGTGGAGGTCGACGACAACGAGCTGCGGATCCACGGCAAGCTCGAGGAGGAGCAGCGCGGCCGGGTGCTGTCCCGTCGCACCGGCGAGTTCGCCTACCGCACCACCCTCCCGGGCGGCATCGACAGCGACCACGTCGAGGCCGACCTGAGTGAGGGCATCCTCACGGTGCACATCCCGAAGGCCGCTCCGGCCAAGCGGCACAGGATCGAGATCGGCGGCGGGGGGAAGAAGGAGTAG